One Perca flavescens isolate YP-PL-M2 chromosome 16, PFLA_1.0, whole genome shotgun sequence genomic window, CACAAGTTTTCACTGTTAACTAAGTTGACTTGTATCATCTACATTCACTGCTTAAAGTAGGTTCTTCGGATTAAATGCAGAGTTAACGCAACAGGCTTTGGAAACCCCACTGGCCAATACTTTCCGATGATAATAAGGTTAGAGCTGCAAGAGAGCTGATATCGATATTTGGGTCTGCTGCTGAAACAAGTCTGAACCCCATGTTACCATTGGACTTATCTTTACCCACTTCACTCTCCAAGTGAGACACATTTGAATCAGCCTCATAGTGAATAACCTGATAACCTTAAGTTAATTATGTACATTTTACATTCACATTAATTTAGTTTAAGGATTTCCTGAAATGTTCTTGGGCTAGAAAGGTGTACCTCACATTTTTCGTGCAGAAAACGAGTTTacaactgacagcagcaacaaacaacaaaagggaaaaaaaaaaaaatacaacccaTGAGAAGACCATAAACCACGAAAAGCAAAACATACAATCTATGGTATCGAGTCACAATGAGAGATCCCATTTACACACCAAGTACCAAGTAATGGACTTAATCCAACGCTAATCCGTTTGTATACTATTAGGTCAGGACAACAAGAATGCAGCAgtgtaagtaaataagtaaactCAGTACCATAATTATGTAGTGACAGAAatgagaaagaggaaagaagcATGGAGGAAGAGGTAGGATGGATGGAGGGCAGTAACAACTGAAGAAaatagaggaagaggagggtggAAAGGCAGATGCCTTACTCCGGAGCCCCATTTGCCGTTTCTGTCATCTTCTcttcatctgcctgtttctgATGCTGTAGTCTGGCATAAGTCACTGCGTCtcccctgagagagagagagagagagagagagagagagagagagagagagagagagagagagagagagagagagagagagagagagagggaaaaaacgAAAAGAAGACAGGATGCGAGAGAAGGAGGGTAACAAAAAGTTATGATGAAGGAGAGGTGGGTATAAACAAAGAGAAAGCGGGTATGACAGGAGAGGATGACAGTTTAATTGCAAGGTTATTACATGGCTCAccttgtcagaagtgaatttgcaTGAATAAAAAGGATCATTAGGGTTGTTagatgcataaaataaaaatcttattAAGTGATTAGAATGTGGAATACTGCATTAATAAGAAGACTGTTTTAATATGACCTTTTAGAGGAGTGTTTTTATGAGTGAGATATCAAGAGATATGAGCGATTACAAAATGTCTATAGTACAGCTTTTATTCAAATAGATACtagaaaataaatgatgttTTTCTGATATAATGTTATTCCATGGTACAAACTACTAATAGACTTACTTTTTGCCTAAAGACGCAAGGCCGTACAGAACTCCTGTAGCGAAGGCGATGGCATTTCCAAACAAGGTTGTAAAAGAGAAActcaaaaacacaggaaacagaGCCATCCTGAAAATGAGCAACCAAAGGGACAGCCAaccagagacaaaaacaaacaagtcaGTAAATCATATGAAGTACATGCTGGAGTTGAAAGAACAACATCAAAAGTATGTCCAACAGCTTATGCAATGTTAATAACTATCAGATATTCACattccaaaaatgtaatttttagtACAGTCTCCAATGACATCAACCGTGTAcaattcatttttcaatttgtTCTTACCCACAGTAGAAGAAGGCTTTCTGCCAAGGTTTGAATTTGTCTGCACGGGCTGCTATTGCATTAGCAAACTCTATGAACTGGCAACAGAATGGGACTTCACATAGGAACAGCACAAAGGCATTTAACCTAGACACAGGAGGagaggacacaaacacaggagTGAATTACCTTGTGCCCTTCCATCTCAAATACTGTACAACTCAAGTCTGGAAGTAATTAAACACAGCAGCTGGGTAGAAAGGAACCATTATGCTTAGGGCCGctcaattatggaaaaaaatcatcatcattacATTAATCAATATTGAAAACACAATTATTGAACCCGATTACCcactgacttttggaaagatctTGCATTTATAGAACTTAAAACTTTGTTTtgaactttttgatattaatgaacgtctgttacattcaagccttTGGCAAATGAgctgctacaaagctaattaagactatcagctccagaCCACTCTCTCTGGATTCCTCAGTATGGTGAGGTTTAGAAAATTGTATCgtctggtgactttcccgcgcagaaactcaagtgaagataatgacctcttctgaagagtccatcatgtttttttttaatcctccgtgtcctccttggttactagcaactgtgtggaggaggggtgggggtgaagTGCAGTCACAtaaaggcttgtatcatgtggacagtgttgttgtcattacttagaattcctcatgggggcagcagaaactacacactatagctttaaacaacATTGATATAGTttagaacacaagacaaaagagGAGTTTacttgaaaaatgtaatatgctaaataatcatttttcttgattgcattgtttttgtgatcggaAGAGCCAACATTGTAATCACGATTAACAtatgattaattgcacagccctaagtACGCTGTCATTGCCATTCAAGGTGTTCAAAGTGGGCTTAGCTGGGGCACAAATGCTCACATGCTCACTGTCATGAAAACAGCAAGAAAGTTTCTACAGTGAGCTGGTAAGTCGAATTTGGACTGTTACTTtaattatcgattaatctgccaactattttctaaaacatattcagtttaatatcaCATTATACAAAGAAAAGCAGATctcaaaaaagaagaagaggagatgcttgcttaaaaaaaaatcactgatgGATTATCAAAGAGATGTTGATTCATATTGTGTTAATCAacttaattgattaatcaaccaATCATTTCAGTTCTAAAAGGCTCCTTTGATTCTGGTGTGATCtggagtaaaaaatacaaaggGGCAGAATGTCTTCATGACAATTTTATTAATCAATCTTTATTCCTAGCTAGCATTGTAGCTAAGCTATCAAGGGAAACAGTTTTaacctggggaaaaaaaaccacaGTTGGCTTTTCTGTGGCATGTTCTAAAGTCTTCAAATTTGAGCAAATCTTTGGCACGACATGTTCATGTCAAGAATTCTTCCACACCTCCGCATTTGAGCAGTAGGTGTGGCCACATGGCTACATGAGACTCCTGCTCACTATCGATGCAAAATAATACTGTACGTACAAATAGAGGAATGTAAATAGCTAATACGAGTGCATAATGCAtgatatacatacagtatataacaaaaactgtaaatctGAACAGTAAAGCTCTGATTGATTATTCATATTTACAATAGTTTGTATTTGACTGTCAGTAGGCGTTTAGTAAAACTTAAATAGAACCAGCTCACATCTGCTCTGGAACTGTGTCAGTGACACCCTAGCCAAACTGCAAAAGGAACAATTAAAGTATTGTCTTATTCAATAGATTGAATGATTAATTTAAAACCGTTTCACTGTGCATTGTGTATGTGACAGCAAACTGGACTGGCGGTTAAATGAATAATAGCATACAGCACTCTGTCTGGTCCAAATAAGTGGTTTTATAGTATGTTGTCTTTTCTCCTCAATACCAACAGATTATAAAAATGGTTTGCCCTATGGAATGTGAATGAGCTAATATATGCATACTACATAAAATTAAGCGTAACAAGTGTTAAAGACTTACACCATCCAAACTCCAGCAGCAATGTTTAAAGGGTTCACAGTGACACAGTTCCACACTCCTGAGACGGCACAGGCTGCATGATTTGGACAAGAGAAAAGACAAAGCAAAAGGGCTGCCATTAAGATAAACCACATAACATATTGTGAAAATATTGGGCCTGACCATTAGGCTTTGGcattttaaagtgtgtgtgggaTATCTCATGTGAAATATCTCAGAGGGCAGGATAGATCTGAGAATGATATATGTGGATGTTTAGAGATCCAGTTCAGTCACTACGGTTTGAAAAGCCACAATAACTACATACTAACTTTTCACTTATATACTGCTTGGTTAGTACTGACTGTATACTATAAACAACATAAGAAAATCAGCAATGCAGAACATACGGAGCATGTACAATATGTGGAGACAAATgtataacaaacacacagatatttCTTTCAAGATCAGCACATGACTGCCTTATATCTAGAGCAGTTTGGTAACATCCGGAAAAATTATGGAATCCAGGACTCATATCTAGATGTGAAAGTTATCATGACACATGCTTAGGCCGAAAATTAAACCCATGTAAAACAATGATAAccgaaataaaattattttctgtTGTTCTGTTGTTTCAGCCCTTGAACAAAGCAATCATTAATGCTATTAGcttcacctgtgcttttcttgcTGTAACATGTCAAATGTAAGAGAGATCTATCACTAGTCACACCTCCCCATCAACATCAactaatgtattccttttttacGAAAAAAGCACCAGccattttttccaacatttcacAATAAGTCACAATCAAATCTTATTTTACTAATGTCTACTATTTACTCAATGTGGTATTTATAAAAGGGCACACAGTGTTTAATATTCAACCAAAATGCTAAAacatttggtgttttaaaactttggaTTGTCAGTCCATTCACCAATGCAGCAGTTTCAAGCTGAAAATCCACAGTGAGAAGAGAGGGTAAATATGCCTAGTTTCTATCTTCACTTACATGCAAACTATCAAGCCAGACAAGCCCACACTGCCACAAACAGTGGAAGAACAATGTAGCATATCCTGCCCCTTTAGACCATCCAGCCTCCTTAATAATACAGATCCCATTGAATATGCAGTGCCCTAGGTAGTTAATGTGATACAGGCACTGTGACTCTGGTGTCAAGTCTGTGAAGGAGAGCTGCAATGCTGCTGGAAAACTGCAAAGCCAGCAGTAAATATCACGGTCTCACACTGAACTCCTGATGGAAAGAGTAAACCTACCTGCGGTGGACTGTGTGTTCATAGCACATAGTTTTAATTTAGCAATAACATGCGGTTATGGAATGAGCAAGTCATGCAAACCAGCGGTGCCCAACAGTGGCTGCTGCAGTGAGGGGACAATAGTCTGTGACAAAGCTTTTGTCTGGCCTGGCTGAGCAACTGAAGTGAGGTTTTTATACACAatcaaaaaaacatgtttttccaaATTGTAATATGATGCCGTTTCTGTCCTGTCTCTCCTCTAACCATCATATTaatgcagatatgcaaaagagAACACACAAACGGTATAAAAGTATGATGAAAAGTCAACAAATGTCATAGAAAATAGCAAAAACTGAATGTTACATACACAGCATACTCAGTAATAGTATTTATCTCGGcgtatcatttatttatttacttatcaAAGTGATATTAGAAATGTACTTTCATAACTAACGTTACTTACATACTCCTCCCAAAACCCcagctattttgcagagccatcgGTACCACCATGTCATGCCATCATCCTCCGGAGTGGGTTTAGTGGACGCTGCAGCCTCGGTACTCATTGTGTTTTTCTAGCTATGTTAGCTAAAGCTACCCAAATCCAGTATTTACAGATGTCGCCTCAGACGACCTAACAatagctagctaagttagctaacgttagtcaaTCTATGTAGTAGTACAAACTATGGTCTCAACAAAGTAACCACTAACTTGCTTATATTACGACACAGCGGTCCCTATCAGTAATACCAGATTTAAacttataattatttttttctttttaatcttttctttcctttgtgTTCGTTTTGTGGCCAGCCAAAATGACGTTACCAGCAGCTTTTCCTGTCAGTTAGAACCAGCTAACTGGCTAGCTAATGCTAAAGAGCACCGCCTCCCAGCTGCCGATAGGAGTGTATATCACCGCTGCATCCGTCCTGAAAGCTCTTGTAATCTTGTAGTTATAGATGAACAAACACTACACTGAGCTCACTTTTTACTACCTTATAACTGTACACTATTAGCTAACACTGTTTGTTTGGGTTCAGGTAGCTGCTCCGttgttctcctctcctcccataTGTCAATGTCTCCTCCCTGGCTGTTCAACCGATGTAGCGGTGCATTGTGGGAGGGATTTGATGTACAccattgtttgtttacatgttccGATTACGGTTCCGATCAGCAGATTTGGATTTATAATGAGTATTTTACCacacattttgtgtcaaagtgtACAAATGAAAGGCTTTGGGGCAGcagattttgagttttttttttaaaagttatgATATACCAGGTATGGCTTTAGGTCCCCAGTTTGTGCCTTTTAATGTATTACCATTACATTTAAGTaattaagcaaaaaaaaaaaagcctttggaAAGGTTGTTTTAAGGATAGGTTCACAATTTTCCAAGACTGTCTTAAAACAACATGCAGGTGCCCATATTAACACTGAAACAGGTTTTGCTTGCTGTATTCCTCCTGTTCAGAATACTGATCTCTTGAAGTCCCTCTCTTATGCACTTTCAATAGAAAATCCAAGACTCTTCTATCTGGATAACAAAAGGGTTTTTACCCATTTCTCAAGTTGTGACTCTGTCCTCTATCCAGGAAGCTGGCCCGAGCTGCCAACTTAGTTGTGATTTGGAAATCAGAGGCACAACTTGGCAAACAGGTTAAAAATATTTGATCGATCAGCGGATATCTTTTCATCTAGATGGTTGATGGTTAATTTTATTCTAAAAGACAGTCAGTTTGGAAGATATCCACATTATTTCTctaactcagactgctgaaccCTCATATTAACTTCAGATAAACATTGGAATATTCTTTTGTAGGAAAGGATCTCTTAATGACCATTATAAATAGGTGCGATCACAGCTTGCAAAAGCTCTTGCAATGAACATCTGGGCACCTGGGTGTTGTTTTTGAGACACACTCAAAATGAGAACCTATTCTTTAAAGATTGCAAAACAAACCTGATTTTGCCAGCATCCCTAGAACATCAAAGCAAgacaaataatcttttttttcattattaaatatCCGATTCATCTTTAATCACTCAGTCACacttttatatacacacacaacgcaTTCTTCCCAAATCACTTATTATGCATAGCTCCTTGCAAGGAAATCCATTGCCATTGGTGTGGTGGTGTAAAATTCTCTCAGCAGCTTTCTGTTAAAGTACCTGCTGCACAAAAGAAGATTTTTGACCTTTTTCATCAAATTTGGATAGGGGCAACACAAAAAAGGGACAGAAGTTCAGTCTGCAGATGgtgactctgtctgtgtctaagGAGAGGTAGATACAGTAATCATGACAAAGTCTACTCTagccatttgtgttttttagtctatatctacgacgttccacttccgggattatTCTCGTTCTGCcgggaaattccgccggatctCGCTTGGATCTCTTTTTGATGGATTGTGTTCAGCCTCATATCAGAGCCTTTAGTTAAAGCAGGCTTTGCAATGGCACACAGCGTCTCTCACTCTGACAGCAGAGTGGACTGTAGTGACTTCAGAGTCCTTCGGCTcgtcctcctctcctccattaTTAGCGCTGGTTTCCTCCTCCCTGTGGGTGTGTGGCAGAGCATGCCATCGAGGGTCTGCTGGGTCACCTGATCAGCTCGCTCAAGATGAGTGACTATCTGCTCCACTTTCATCATGTGTGGTCCGCCCTCACTCTGAAAGCGCAGCAAATCCACCTGAAACAGGTCACAAGTCAAGTGTAAATcgatttattttatattgcgCAATATCACAATTTGCCTCAAAGGCCTTTTCAATCTGTACAACATACGACACCCACTGTCTTTTTCAAGTTTTGCTTCGGATAAGAAAAAACTCCCCAAACAAACTCCCTTTAATGGGGAAAAGAATCCTGTAGCTTGTGTTAACTATTGAAAGAAATATTTCATCACAGTTATTCTGATCAACAATCCCAGTAAAGGATACTCCAATCCTTTTCATTTTTACCTTAGGTTTGCCAGTCTGTTCACAGAAAAAAATTTATTAAGATGAATATCAATTGCGGGAAtatgtttaaacatttaaatactgCATCCGTAGCTATTCCGTCACAGTTTTTTAAGTATAAGTAGCATCTGTGTTATTGAGCAAACTGTGTGGTGTGTTATAGGACTTACCACCTCCTGAGAAAATTCAGGCTTCTTCACAAAAGAAGGGCTTTTAAGCAGCATGGCTGCAGACAGGATGGAAATGGCATCTGTCAGCGCTCCTGACCTTGCTAGTATTATAACCtaaatcacaataaaaaaaggatATATTAATCAATGAACAAcggcaagaaaaaaaatgtataccaGATTTATATGATGCACCATTACCTTTAAATTTTGGCATAATCTGCTGTCAGTGCTCATTATTTTTGAGTACAACGACTGTGCCTTTACTATATCATTctggaacaaaaaacaaactattgattatataatattattcaCATCTTTCTGCATGAATAAAAGgaatagaagaagaagatataACTTACTCGTCTAAGTGCAAGTGCTACAGCAAAGCAGTAAGCATGTCGGGGGATTAAGTGCCCTTTGGTCTGCCCCTCCTCTATCAGAGCAGTGCAGATCCTGTAGGACTCCGCCGTGTCCTGACCAACATAAAACAGAACATTAACTCACTCGGAAGAGTTTGTACATCTTAAAACAAACAGAACTC contains:
- the cacfd1 gene encoding calcium channel flower homolog — its product is MSTEAAASTKPTPEDDGMTWWYRWLCKIAGVLGGVSCAVSGVWNCVTVNPLNIAAGVWMVLNAFVLFLCEVPFCCQFIEFANAIAARADKFKPWQKAFFYCGMALFPVFLSFSFTTLFGNAIAFATGVLYGLASLGKKGDAVTYARLQHQKQADEEKMTETANGAPE
- the ptcd2 gene encoding pentatricopeptide repeat-containing protein 2, mitochondrial isoform X3, which translates into the protein MQCNSATSKRHLLSEDVIKLQDFQQRKLAVAHLVSGTKGNYIELFSQKLQRNELILRDELKLLLHLCQSADDMVIARDAIYRYHAENRNLVYGEFKFGPLFVRLCYELGLEDLAAATLTDKNMREFFNDATSFNITLDMLFTKGSYENALEVLRTMRNQGVPFNKDTLTLASGICYKLDTAESYRICTALIEEGQTKGHLIPRHAYCFAVALALRRNDIVKAQSLYSKIMSTDSRLCQNLKVIILARSGALTDAISILSAAMLLKSPSFVKKPEFSQEVTGKPKVDLLRFQSEGGPHMMKVEQIVTHLERADQVTQQTLDGMLCHTPTGRRKPALIMEERRTSRRTLKSLQSTLLSE